The genomic stretch ATGATTGGGGGTATCGACGACGAAGGGGCAGTTGGGCGGTGGATTATCCCGAGTCGGATGTGAATTTTTCTCTGCGTTTGTCTCAAATTACAACGCTCAATGTGAATCGCACAGAAGATGGGCAGTTCAAGCATGTGGTCGTGCGTCTCGATGATCCCGAGGTGTTTAAGTATCCGTTTATTTATATGCTCGAAGTGGGACGGATGGCGCTGAGTGTGTCTGAGCAGGAGGGGTTGCGCGATTATTTGTTGCGCGGTGGTTTTTTGCTGGTGGATGATTTCTGGGGAGATGATGCGTGGCGAAATTGGGAGTACGAGATTGCTCAGGTGTTGCCGCCCGATGAATTTCCCCTGGTGGATATTCCGCTGGATCACGAGTTGTTTCACATTGTGTTTGATATTAAGGAGGTGCCGCAGGTGCCGGGTCTGGGGAGTTTCTGGGACTGGCAATCGACGGGGATTACTTATGAGGGGTGGGCCGGGCGTTATGACCAATACGGTTCTGAGGCGCATTGCAAGGGCATTTTTGACCGGGATGGGCGGTTGATGGTCGTGGTGATGCACAATACAGATTTGGGCGATGGCTGGGAGCGCGAGGGTGAGAATTACGAGTATTTTCGCAATTTTTCCGCGCCCAAGGCGTATCCGATGGGTATTAATATCGTGGTGTATGCGATGACGCATTAAAATAATTGAGGTGATTTTTGGGAGAAGCTATTCAAAAACAAGAAACGCCATTTGAAGCTGAGGCGATAGACAAGTTGCGCGATGGTCGCGTGCGTATGATGGAGCAGATTCGCAAGGTGATCGTCGGGCAGGATGAGGTTATTGAGTCGCTGTTGATCGTGTTGTTTAGCGGCGGTCATTGTTTGTTGACGGGGGCGCCGGGTTTGGCGAAGACGCTGCTGGTGCGTACGATTGCGAAGATTTTGGATTTGGATTTTAAGCGCGTGCAGTTTACGCCGGATCTGATGCCTTCGGATATAACGGGTACAGAGATTATTGACGAGGATCGCGTGGGTGGACACCGCGAGTTGCGGTTTATTCCGGGTCCTATTTTTACACATATTTTGCTGGCTGATGAGATTAACCGCACACCGCCCAAGACGCAGGCTGCACTGCTGGAGGCGATGGAGGAGAAGCAGGTTACGATAGGAGGTAATTTGCACGCGCTGGAGCAACCGTTTTTCGTTCTGGCGACGCAGAATCCCATTGAGTTGGAGGGTACTTATCCACTGCCCGAGGCACAGTTGGATCGTTTTATGATGAATATCTGGATCGATTATTTGGCGGAGGATGAAGAGTTGGATGTGGCGACGCGTACGACGTCGATTGAGGCTGAAGAGGTCGAGCCTGTGTTTTCGGGTGCAGATATGCTCGATTTTGCCAGGCTGGTGAGGATGGTTCCGGTTGCCGAGCCTGTGGCGCGTTATGCGGTGCAACTGGTGCAGGCGAGCCGTCCGGGGGATACGGCGCCGGATTTTGTGACTTCATGGGTGAGTTGGGGCGCGGGCACACGCGGCGTGCAGGGGTTGTTGCTGGGGGCGAAGGCGCGGGCATTGCTGAAGGGGCGATATCACGTTTCTTTTGGCGATGTTCAGGCGGTTGCGCCCAATGTGTTGCGCCATCGCATTTTGACCAATTTTAGAGCCGAAGCAGATCGCGTAAATGCCGAGGATGTTATCAATCGGCTGCTGGAGACGATTCAGCCACCGGAAGCGGATCTGGTATGAGACTGACCGCTATGCAAAACTCTATTTATACATATCTCGATCCGGCTGAGTTGGCGCGTATTGCGGATCTGGAACTTTTGGCGCGTACGGTTATTTCAGGATTGCAAGGTGGGGCGCATCGCAGTATTCACCACGGGGCGTCGGTTGAGTTTGCCCAATATCGTCCCTATGCGTGGGGTGATGATTTGCGCTTTGTTGATTGGCGGCTGTACGGGCGGAGTGATCGGCTGCATGTGAAGCAGTTTCAGGATGAGCGCAATTTGCGTTCTACTATTTTGCTGGATTGCAGCGCGTCTATGGACTATGGTTCGGGAGATGTGAGCAAGTTTCGGTATGCACAGATGCTGGCGGCGTGTCTGGTGATGCTGGCTTCCGGTCAGGGAGATGCCGTGGGTTTTGCCGCTTATCATCGGGAGTTGATTGCGCATGTGCCCGCGCGGCGTCGAGATGGACAACGCCATCGCATTTTGATGGAGATCGACAATTTGAGACCCGCGGGTGAAGAGACGGATACGGCGGGGACGTTGCGCGTGATGGGCGATGTGTTGCCTGCGCGGGGGATGGTGGTATTAATCGGCGATTTGTTGCATCCGGCTGATGAAATGATTGTGCATTTGCGTTCTCTGCGGGCGCAGCGTCACGATGTGCTGGTGTTGCAGGTGAGCGATCCGGCTGAGCAGACGTTTCCCTTTGATCGGTCGGTGACGCTGGTGGATGCCGAGGACAATCGCGAGCAATTTGCCGTGCCAGAGGAGGTGCGCGAAGCCTATTTGGATAATCGCAGGCGACATTTTGACGCGATAAGAGAAGCGTGTTTATCGGCGGAGATCGATATTGAAGAGTTCGCGTGTTCTGAACCTCTGGATATGGCGCTGCACCGGTTTTTACATCGGCGCAACGATGGATTGATTGCGCCGAGCAGGCGGTCAGGAGGGGCATGATGGGGTTGCTGGTTCCGCTATTTGCATTTGGTGTTGCGCTGATTGGCATTCCCTATTTTGTACATCGCATTCGCCGCCCGGAGCGCGAGACCGTGCGGTTTAGCAGTTTGATGTTTGTGCCCGATGTCAAGCGCGAGGTGATCGAGCGCAGACGCGTTCAACACGTTGTGTTGATGTTGTTGCGAATGGCAGTGCTGGTTGCCCTGGCTCTTGCGTTTGCGCGGCCTTTCCGAGAGATGCTGTTGAATGCTGAAGCGGCGGCTTCGGGAACGACTGATCATGTGATTGCGATGGATGTTTCGCTGAGTATGGGATATGATGGGGTATGGGAGCGCGCGAAAACAGGGGCGAAGGCCGTGTTGGAGACTGTGGAGCCGGGTGATCGGGTTGGATTTGTGCGATTTGCACAGCAGGCCGTGGTCGATGTGTCGCTTTCAAGTGATGTGGCAGATGTGCGACGCGCTATTGAGATCGCCGATGTGACGTGGGGACATACTGATTATGCTGCGGCACTTCAGGTGGTTGAGCATGTTTTTGCGGCTGATACCGCGCAGGTGAAGCGCGTGGTTCACGTGATCAGCGATTTTCAGGCGAGTGGCATGCCGCTATCCGATATGGGATGGCGGTTGCCGGGTGCGATTGCGCTTCAAGTGGTGGATGTGGGGGCGAACGCTGTGTCCAATGCGTCGGTTGACGCGCTCGCTGTGCGGGCTGTAAAGGACGATGTCTTGCGGGTTCGCGCTCGGGTGCGAAATTGGTCTGGACCAGGCGCGCTTGCCGCGCAACTGGTGGTTGATGAAGAGGTGATAGAAACGCGCGATGTAATGGTGTTGCCGGGCAATGCGACACAGGTGGCTTTTTCCGTGCCTTTAGAGAATGGGATAAACGGATATGTCGCGCTCGCCGGAGGCGATGGATTGCAGCGAGATGATCGCCGTTTTTTTGCGTGGCTTGCCAAACCGCAACATCCCATTGCGGTGTTGAACACTTCGGAGTCCTCGCGATTTATGCTCAAGGCTGCTGTGCCCGAGGGCGCGGATTGGCGTTTGATCTGGTCTGGAGAACTTATGGGGTCGGTGGTGATTGCCGAAGATGTGACTTCTGTGAGTGAGTTTGCAGATTATGTTAAGGAAGGCGGTGCGCTGTTTTTGCCGCTTCGCCGAGATGCCGATATTCAGTCTGTGAATGCCTTGCTCGCGCGCGCGAATATAAGGATTTCAAGGGTAGAGGATGCAGGTTATGCCACGCTGGCGTGGGTCGATTTGGAGCATCCCATTTTTCGCCCTTTCAGGGGGGCGCGATTTAACGATTTTTCATCTGTGCGCTATGAGAATTACCACATTATTACCGCTGACAGTTCAGCAGCGGTGCTGGCAAAATACGACGATTTGATGCCCGCTATTGTCGAGGGCAGGATAGGAGAAGGTCGCATCTTGGTCTGGGCTGGTGGGATGGGGTTTGATCGGTCAAATCTGGCGCGGACGCCGCGGTTTGTGCCTTTGTTGCACGAGACGTTGCGCTATTTATCGGGTGATCGGGAGATTGAGACAGATTATCAGGTGGGCGATGCTATAAGTGCTTCTGATGCGGTGGAACGGGTTATGGGACCAGAAGGATCGAATTCTGTAGTTGGCGATGCCCGCATATTCCAGGTGCCCGGTGTATATCAGTGGGGGATGCAAGTCGCATCGGTCAACGCTGCAGATCGAGAGAGCGATTTGGCGCGGATAACGCCCGCGGAATTTGAGATTCGGTTGTGCGATGCGCCCGTGTTATTTCAGCGAGACGGGAAACCATCGGCGGATCTTTCGATTGTGTATGAATACGGTCGCTGGATACTCGGGTTTTTGCTCGCTTTGCTTTTGATTGAACATTTTTACGCCGCGTATTTGAGTGCGCGGGAGGTGCGGACATGATACCATTGCTACCGCTTAAATTGGAACACGCGATCCGCGCAGTGGCCGCGCAATTTGAGCGACGGCGGCGTTTGCAGGGTCGGTTGATGTTTGGCGCGGTGTTTTTGGGTTTGCTGATCGGGTTGTGCGCTGTGGTGGCTTTTGCCGATCGCGTGCCTGTGATTGTGCCGGTGATAGCATTTCTCATTCTGGTCTTTGGCGCGGGGTATAAGTGGTTGTATGTTCCGCATCGAACGGTGGTGACAAGAGAGCAGATCGCGTTGTTTATCGATGCGCATCATCCCGAGCTTGAGGACCTGATTGTTAGCACTGTATCGCTGCACGGATCAACGCCGGTTTCCGAGTGGATGACCGATCAGGTGTTTCAGCAGGTGCGCGAATTGTCGGCGATACAGGCGCCACCTGTGATTGATTTGCGCGTTTTGAAGCGGGTGCGCCGCGCGGTTGTTGGGGTTTGGGGATTGGGTGCTGTTGTGTTGCTCATCGCGTTGTGGCAGGTTGATCTGCGCGATATTGCAGGGCGGTTGTTTTTTGCACCGGTTTTGCCATCGCCCTATACGGTTGAACCGGGTGATGCGCGGGTGCGGCGCGGGGCGCATCAGATGGTGTGGGTGACGACAGATCTTATGAGTGCGAGCAAGGCGATTCAGTGGCGGACATCGGGCGGGGACTGGCAAACCGCACCGTTAGAGCCTGGAGAGGTTGGCGATGTGTTTGCCCACCAGTTGCGCGATTTGTATGCCGATACGGAATACCAGGTGCAGGTTGGGGCGTATCGCTCCGATGTCTATACACTGTCGGTGTGGACGCCGCCCGAAGTGGTGTCGATTGGACTTCTATATCGCTATCCCGACTATTTGGAGATGGAAGACCGGGATGTGCCTTATGGCGGTGATATTACGGCGC from Gemmatimonadota bacterium encodes the following:
- a CDS encoding DUF4159 domain-containing protein, whose amino-acid sequence is MRILLACLLVLLMPEWDVDAQFGRRRRGPIERMERDIFPGNTFTFCRIEYSNYTGDDDWGYRRRRGSWAVDYPESDVNFSLRLSQITTLNVNRTEDGQFKHVVVRLDDPEVFKYPFIYMLEVGRMALSVSEQEGLRDYLLRGGFLLVDDFWGDDAWRNWEYEIAQVLPPDEFPLVDIPLDHELFHIVFDIKEVPQVPGLGSFWDWQSTGITYEGWAGRYDQYGSEAHCKGIFDRDGRLMVVVMHNTDLGDGWEREGENYEYFRNFSAPKAYPMGINIVVYAMTH
- a CDS encoding AAA family ATPase, translating into MMEQIRKVIVGQDEVIESLLIVLFSGGHCLLTGAPGLAKTLLVRTIAKILDLDFKRVQFTPDLMPSDITGTEIIDEDRVGGHRELRFIPGPIFTHILLADEINRTPPKTQAALLEAMEEKQVTIGGNLHALEQPFFVLATQNPIELEGTYPLPEAQLDRFMMNIWIDYLAEDEELDVATRTTSIEAEEVEPVFSGADMLDFARLVRMVPVAEPVARYAVQLVQASRPGDTAPDFVTSWVSWGAGTRGVQGLLLGAKARALLKGRYHVSFGDVQAVAPNVLRHRILTNFRAEADRVNAEDVINRLLETIQPPEADLV
- a CDS encoding DUF58 domain-containing protein, yielding MQNSIYTYLDPAELARIADLELLARTVISGLQGGAHRSIHHGASVEFAQYRPYAWGDDLRFVDWRLYGRSDRLHVKQFQDERNLRSTILLDCSASMDYGSGDVSKFRYAQMLAACLVMLASGQGDAVGFAAYHRELIAHVPARRRDGQRHRILMEIDNLRPAGEETDTAGTLRVMGDVLPARGMVVLIGDLLHPADEMIVHLRSLRAQRHDVLVLQVSDPAEQTFPFDRSVTLVDAEDNREQFAVPEEVREAYLDNRRRHFDAIREACLSAEIDIEEFACSEPLDMALHRFLHRRNDGLIAPSRRSGGA
- a CDS encoding BatA and WFA domain-containing protein — translated: MMGLLVPLFAFGVALIGIPYFVHRIRRPERETVRFSSLMFVPDVKREVIERRRVQHVVLMLLRMAVLVALALAFARPFREMLLNAEAAASGTTDHVIAMDVSLSMGYDGVWERAKTGAKAVLETVEPGDRVGFVRFAQQAVVDVSLSSDVADVRRAIEIADVTWGHTDYAAALQVVEHVFAADTAQVKRVVHVISDFQASGMPLSDMGWRLPGAIALQVVDVGANAVSNASVDALAVRAVKDDVLRVRARVRNWSGPGALAAQLVVDEEVIETRDVMVLPGNATQVAFSVPLENGINGYVALAGGDGLQRDDRRFFAWLAKPQHPIAVLNTSESSRFMLKAAVPEGADWRLIWSGELMGSVVIAEDVTSVSEFADYVKEGGALFLPLRRDADIQSVNALLARANIRISRVEDAGYATLAWVDLEHPIFRPFRGARFNDFSSVRYENYHIITADSSAAVLAKYDDLMPAIVEGRIGEGRILVWAGGMGFDRSNLARTPRFVPLLHETLRYLSGDREIETDYQVGDAISASDAVERVMGPEGSNSVVGDARIFQVPGVYQWGMQVASVNAADRESDLARITPAEFEIRLCDAPVLFQRDGKPSADLSIVYEYGRWILGFLLALLLIEHFYAAYLSAREVRT